ATAATAATTGGAGAAAATTTGGGGAAAGCAGGAGAGCTGAAGGAGGGAGCCCAGAGAACAAGAAGGATGAGAGGAATAAAAGTGATTACAGCAGCAATGGAGGAGCGGCAGAGGCTTCCAAATTGATTGAGCCATATCCTTGTGAACTTGGCACTGGCTATGCTCAGCCTTGTTTATCTACGAAATTCGCACGGCGCAGCCCATATCATTTACAGCCACTGGATTTGAGCCAATTTACAGAAAGAAACCCTATATTTTCACTCTTAACATGCGTAAATTAATCACGGTTTATTTGATTTAGCACAGTGGTAATTCAAAGTTGTGAAAGGCAACTTGATCACACGCTCAAGTACTCAAAACTTACTCATATTGATGATCTCGATGCAGCAAACTCCAGATACCGCGATCATCTTCCAATCAAGGCCTTATTAATCTGCTATCTGAGCAAAATAATGTCACTTCCATCTTGCAATTACATATTCACatatataaaaaggtgcatTTGTAAATAAAATATCCAATCTCAATGGATTTAATTAATCCCAGAATAGTAGTTAGTGGAGGTGGTAGCATCATCAATTTCTTTGCTGGCAGATGgagaaatagttgaatttgaACCGTCCTCATTAGAGAACGTAGCTACGGGCTCAGAAATTACCGGCCTTCAAGAAACGTGGTAGGCCTGAGATCAAAGCTTGAGCTCACACATTGCATTGCTAAATGTAGCACGGTAAGTGCTTCGTTGTGCTTACCTAAACGTGGGGTGGGAAAAGTacacattttttaatttgaCTTACAAGAATCACTTGTTTACAGAgaccaaaaatatttttgcatgTGTTGCTTTGCTGTATGGAGAGGAAATCTAAATCATggttcaataaaataaaaaatacgtCTGAAACAAGCAATAGTGACACAGATTTTGCTGTAATAGAGGACCCGACGAATACGAGTAAATACTGCAAAAATTTGTTGACAGTGAGCACTTGAATTGGTTTAACAGAAGACTGGATACTGAAATTTGAGTGATCCCATTTTCTTTCTAGTTGATAAAACATCTCTCTGATCAATCTCCATTTTAAAGTATTAGTCGACGCAACAACTACGCCTAAGTCAAGGTCAGGAATTTGCAGTCAGGAATAGAATGCATTTGACTGCGAGCAAACTCTGAGCAAAAGTGATCCATTGAAGGAAGGATTGCGACTCACAATTGGGTATTGTTCATCTACAAATTATCACTAAATAAACAATTGGATCTGTTGGGTCAGACACTATCATAAAACAAAAGCATTTTTACATGATTGAAAACTTCTGCTATTGTCAACTGTGGACTTGCACAGGTGCAACTGCAAGTTGGTCCGGTAGTATCTGCTCATTTCGGATTTGGTGTATAACAACGTATTATGCTTGTTCTATTACAAGAGTTAATTTACATGATCAAAATGTTTCATGTACTCAGAAATGCAACAATATGGTGTAATTATATGTTATGCCTGTTTCTTACTTACCCATATATGTTAAGCCTGTAAGAGAACCAAGAGCACCTCATCGTGCTGTTAACAATCGTACCTTCCCTAGTTCCTATGCATCTAAAAATCAGATTCacatcatgcattttttttttttaaccaaaataCTACATTTGATTTCATATCATGCAAAAGTTTAACTGTTCTCCTTTTTCATCTTGTTGACTACAATTAAGCAAAAAGGAAACGCTAAATCCATTATATTTTGCAATTGCACTTTCCAAAGCAAGCATGTCATGGAAAAAGATATTATGTTTTCTTGAAATCTGGAACtcattgaaatttgaaatagcAGTTGATACACCATACATAAGccaaaaatatgtttttgcAGAATACATATTCACACACAGAAAGGGCATCTGTAAGCATCCACAAAAAAGTGAAAGAACAATACCATATTCCATCTCAATGGTTTCTGATCCCAAAACATTAATCAGTGACGTTGagaatcatcaatttcattgcCGGTAGATGGAGCAATAGTTGTATTTGAAGTTTCCCCATGAGAAGTACTCCCAGAATGAGTAGACCGAGGTTTTGAGGCAGAGCTGATATCAAATTTCTCattgccttcaagaattttaaccACAGATGACATGGTAGGCCTGAGATCGAAGCTTTGGTTCACACATTTCATTGCTAAACATAGCATTGTAAGTGCTTCATTGGGTTTATAGTTTGATTTCAGATCTGGATCAACTAAAGCTATAAGATTCCCCTCCTCCTGGTGTTTATAAGCCTGCACTTGTAAAGAACAGCCTGTTTTAACAAtctacccccaaaaaaaaaaaaaacttatccTCTTCCTCTCTTGTGTTACATTTCTGTTATCTCACCGTATTCAGAAGGTAGTCATTTGAATCCTTTGACCTCAATGTGATAATTTCCTGTCCGCTAACAATTTCAAGTGTGACGATTCCAAAGCTATAAACATCTGCTTTAGGTGTTAAGGGGATGCCTTGTATCTGCTCAGGTGCCATATGTCCCCTGCAAACAATGCTCTGTGATGAGAAAATATAATGTCTACAACAAGATAAACTAAATTGAAAGAAATGTGATTCATTACGTTATTTTTGGTTTTGGCAAACTACCAAGGGGAGTTTTGTCTTTAACAAGCGGGGCATCAACATGCTGAGAATCATGACTACCAAGGGCAGTTTTGTCTTTATCAAGCGGGGCACCGACAAGCTGAGAATCATGAAATTGGGAGTATCCGAAGTCGGATATCTTCACGGTAAACTCGTTGTCAAGAAGTATGTTTGTTGGTTTGATATTGCAGTGTATTACTTGTAGTTTGGACTCATGAAGACAAGCCAAACCTTTTGCCACCCCAAGGCAAATCTTAGCCCTTGTTTCCCAGTTTAGTTCTAATTTGGCTTCTGCTGGACCTGCAATAAGCCCATTTTAACAAAATCACATAATGCAATTTATTTGGCTTAATATTCTAATGGAATTGCCGGACAAAAAGTCTCATGTTTTACCAAATAAAGCATGTTGAAGGGAGACTTTTTCCATGTACTTGTAGACAAGTAGGAGTTGGTTTTGCTCGGTACAGGATCCCATTAGCGTTGCAAGATTTGGATGTTTTAGTGCAGAAATTGTACCAATTGCGGTTACAAATTCGTGGGCCCCTTCTTCTGACTTCGCTGAAAGCTCCTTGACTGCTATTTGAATCCCATCGAGTTCACCCTGATTCAGTCAAGTTCTTAAAATCGATCATTTAGAACAAGAACAATGCTGATATTAGTGAAACTGAGCAGGCTGAAAAAAGTTCTAAATTCGCTTTTCAGCATAAGCCGTGAGGGTAGGGATTACCTATGTAATACAAGTAATCTATCAATCATAAAGTTAACAGAATTCAAATGCGCAAGTGAGTTTAGTGTAAACATAAAACATGCCTTGTAGACATTTCCGACTCCATCTATCTTGTTATCAGGAGCAAAACCATTGGTGGCAGCCTTTAATTTTTTGTAGTCGAAGACCACTCCGGGATGTAGCTCCGAGCCTTTCATAAATAAAACAACATATGAGTAAtaacaaggaagaaaaatttttgaagcaTTGTGGATATCAATGCATCAAACTGAGTATACCTTTGAGCTTTCTATGACGAATCCTGACTAATGCCCAGGATAGAGCCAAGATTAATATGCCAAAAACCAGGGCAGCTCCAACTATCCCGGCAATAACAGCGGGAGGAATTTTGTTGTTCCTTTCTGGTTCCCTAGGAACTACCAAAACAACAATACAGTTTGTTAGAAACGTTACATCTTGCATCAGAAAGAAGGAATGCGTCTGTTATTTTGTATCTATTGCTAGAAAGGATAACAAAAGTATAGGAAAGAGTTAATATGAACACAAAATAGTGTGCAACCAAAAGTTCAAGGTGTATACACTCatctaggaaaaaaaaaaattgctatacttttttataaatattgtaATATTCAGTATAACAGAGGATCCAATTCCAATAATGAATTAAAACAATTGAACCAATCTTGCAACCCCCAAACCCAACTGCTTCTTGCCCTTCTGCACCCATTCTCCTTCACATCTCTCCAACTCTTTCTCCACCATAAACCTTCATGTGCTTAATTCCTGATGTGCTTCTGAGATGTCCCAATCTTCTTAAATAACCTTCTAACACCTAGGTCTGCTTCTTCCCACAATTCCCCGACCCTTTCTACCCATCTGCACaacttccccccccccccttctatTTCCTGCGCTCCTCAACTGTTACGTTTCCACCCACTATCCCCTCACCCTTCTTTGCGTTTGTGGATGTAACATAACCAAAGAAGAGAATGAAAAGAGTGGGAGAAACAATAGGAACGGGTAGAGGATTGACACATTAAATATCAGAAAAGACGGGCCACTTAGGCATTCCACATATCCTTGGCAAATTAGATCAGTTTAAATTGATGAAactaaaacaagaataaatggAATTATGTCAGTTTAAACGGatgaaattaaaacaagaataaatgaaCATTGAGGACTGTTAAAGAGGATAGTCATGTGGGGAAGATTAAGTGGTAAATTTGAATGTGTGTTGTGCAGTGGTGTAGAGGAATCGGAGAATCATATCTTCTTTGAATATCCTTTTTCAGCAGAAAATTCTAAAAATGGTTTCAGTTTCCAGAGATCCTTTGGCATGGTCAATGGAATTGTCCTGAGTCTCTGGGCATTGGATGTCTACATCCTTTATTGATAAATTTCGAAAACTTGCTCTAACTGTCTCTGTGCTATTCCAAAATGAAAATATATCTGCTGTGATTATAGTAGGTCAGATTATTGATACCAACCGGTATATTGGAGCCTCATGGAGAGATGCGCCAAAGATTCAGGAGAATTGGTTGCTGATAGTTGAGTGGGGTATTTTTCATAAATGCTTTGATAGAGTTTGATAGACAATTAGAAATATGGGTTGTAAAATGTTGTAGAGAATCATAGATGTACAGTTAGCGTATATATGCTTCTTTGCATATGCTTCAGTTCTCTATCaataaaattttgcaattttactgtaaaaaaaaaattcaggacTGTTGCAACAATCTATAACAGAAAGTATATACGCTATATATAACATGACTTACTGGTTAGTCAATGAACAAGAACCATACCAGGATACACGGAAATAGCTGATATTAAGGGACCATAGTATTTTGTTGGGGTGTAAGTTGAACCTTTCCCAGTCCAATATAAATGAATCTCCAGTCTTGAGTCAGTTACAGATACATTGCACTCCATGAaatctcttttcaatttttgtataTCAAAATCTCTCTGGTAATACTGGCCGCCCTGTAGTCATAATTGATCCAGTTAACATCTCCGATTTCTCCGTAAATAGTTCTTTATCTAGATCAAATTAGTAATTTACCTGAACATCCACATCAAAAACCCTCTTCCTGATTGTAGAAGATCCACTTGTATCCCATCCTATTTCAGCAAAGTGAAGTTTAACCGTATAGTTGtcatttttcaaacaaaatcCATAATATTTCAACGATATTGGAGCTATGCGCGCATTTGAGTACAAAGATACATCAGTGTTGGATatattgcatgttttatctagaatgaattcatcttcatCTGTATCCAGGAACTTTCCCATACTACTATAAGCCCAAGTCTTATTTGTACTCAGAAAGAAAGTTGATCCACCATATGATTGCGTATCAGCTTCATAATCACGTCCATCTACTGATGTTGCATTTCCCCCACAATTAATGTACAAATGATCATCTGTAATACACATAACAGTTAATATCATCGTTCCAAAGAATCTGATGAAGAGAACAAGAAGATTATGCCAACATGGGAAGATAGACTTCTCGTTACTACTCTCATAAAATGAACTCTCAACAAAATGAATCCATTGTCATAAAATGAATTCTCAACAAATCGCTAGCATGTGATGGTTTTGCAGACAAATGACCATGTAGGTAGGAAAAATCAGTCACAGCA
This portion of the Coffea arabica cultivar ET-39 chromosome 2e, Coffea Arabica ET-39 HiFi, whole genome shotgun sequence genome encodes:
- the LOC113731113 gene encoding probable LRR receptor-like serine/threonine-protein kinase At1g53430 isoform X2 translates to MEAIPSASGDVGLQNSATVKNQELRLQQEVKSCCCGLTLTSDLCDNKLEGPLPKFLSELKSLRGLYLCNNLFNESIPPEIGGCPKLEYLVLYNNSLSGKLPDELGHVSTLRGLNLAENQFWGRLPESLGSLALLEEMYVMNNLFDDQLPQSFQKLTKLKAFNIRGNAFNKSIPGYIFEWDKLEILSLMGNNFEGHLPNKILGLPRLTYLAINNLPGRETDVLFPDIHNIVHLKSLTLRKCSLTGPIPDYIWRFTNLSYLDLSFNNLTGIIPPDLNQSPLQFVFLRSNNLNGTVPGWLTSLSNSGSYVDVSENSFTNVTLSNDYVASNLNLFEYRSQYSDTRSKWQQAGYHCDNDTQIYDHLYINCGGNATSVDGRDYEADTQSYGGSTFFLSTNKTWAYSSMGKFLDTDEDEFILDKTCNISNTDVSLYSNARIAPISLKYYGFCLKNDNYTVKLHFAEIGWDTSGSSTIRKRVFDVDVQGGQYYQRDFDIQKLKRDFMECNVSVTDSRLEIHLYWTGKGSTYTPTKYYGPLISAISVYPVPREPERNNKIPPAVIAGIVGAALVFGILILALSWALVRIRHRKLKGSELHPGVVFDYKKLKAATNGFAPDNKIDGVGNVYKGELDGIQIAVKELSAKSEEGAHEFVTAIGTISALKHPNLATLMGSCTEQNQLLLVYKYMEKVSLQHALFGPAEAKLELNWETRAKICLGVAKGLACLHESKLQVIHCNIKPTNILLDNEFTVKISDFGYSQFHDSQLVGAPLDKDKTALGSHDSQHVDAPLVKDKTPLGSLPKPKITGHMAPEQIQGIPLTPKADVYSFGIVTLEIVSGQEIITLRSKDSNDYLLNTAYKHQEEGNLIALVDPDLKSNYKPNEALTMLCLAMKCVNQSFDLRPTMSSVVKILEGNEKFDISSASKPRSTHSGSTSHGETSNTTIAPSTGNEIDDSQRH
- the LOC113731113 gene encoding probable LRR receptor-like serine/threonine-protein kinase At1g53430 isoform X1 — its product is MLKVLAYFLLFLALNGQTSLGQVMTGAPAAAPSPQPPFLPPPPKPPKPKLPEEEVDAVNSLLQLLSPYSPLGPAYFSELSCHYIKFSPVLTCNCTLDDKTCRVVAIYLSGQDLTGSIPPEIGNLSHLESLYLRSNSLMGSIPNTFVKLSQLSILDLCDNKLEGPLPKFLSELKSLRGLYLCNNLFNESIPPEIGGCPKLEYLVLYNNSLSGKLPDELGHVSTLRGLNLAENQFWGRLPESLGSLALLEEMYVMNNLFDDQLPQSFQKLTKLKAFNIRGNAFNKSIPGYIFEWDKLEILSLMGNNFEGHLPNKILGLPRLTYLAINNLPGRETDVLFPDIHNIVHLKSLTLRKCSLTGPIPDYIWRFTNLSYLDLSFNNLTGIIPPDLNQSPLQFVFLRSNNLNGTVPGWLTSLSNSGSYVDVSENSFTNVTLSNDYVASNLNLFEYRSQYSDTRSKWQQAGYHCDNDTQIYDHLYINCGGNATSVDGRDYEADTQSYGGSTFFLSTNKTWAYSSMGKFLDTDEDEFILDKTCNISNTDVSLYSNARIAPISLKYYGFCLKNDNYTVKLHFAEIGWDTSGSSTIRKRVFDVDVQGGQYYQRDFDIQKLKRDFMECNVSVTDSRLEIHLYWTGKGSTYTPTKYYGPLISAISVYPVPREPERNNKIPPAVIAGIVGAALVFGILILALSWALVRIRHRKLKGSELHPGVVFDYKKLKAATNGFAPDNKIDGVGNVYKGELDGIQIAVKELSAKSEEGAHEFVTAIGTISALKHPNLATLMGSCTEQNQLLLVYKYMEKVSLQHALFGPAEAKLELNWETRAKICLGVAKGLACLHESKLQVIHCNIKPTNILLDNEFTVKISDFGYSQFHDSQLVGAPLDKDKTALGSHDSQHVDAPLVKDKTPLGSLPKPKITGHMAPEQIQGIPLTPKADVYSFGIVTLEIVSGQEIITLRSKDSNDYLLNTAYKHQEEGNLIALVDPDLKSNYKPNEALTMLCLAMKCVNQSFDLRPTMSSVVKILEGNEKFDISSASKPRSTHSGSTSHGETSNTTIAPSTGNEIDDSQRH
- the LOC113731113 gene encoding probable LRR receptor-like serine/threonine-protein kinase At1g53430 isoform X3; translated protein: MGSIPNTFVKLSQLSILDLCDNKLEGPLPKFLSELKSLRGLYLCNNLFNESIPPEIGGCPKLEYLVLYNNSLSGKLPDELGHVSTLRGLNLAENQFWGRLPESLGSLALLEEMYVMNNLFDDQLPQSFQKLTKLKAFNIRGNAFNKSIPGYIFEWDKLEILSLMGNNFEGHLPNKILGLPRLTYLAINNLPGRETDVLFPDIHNIVHLKSLTLRKCSLTGPIPDYIWRFTNLSYLDLSFNNLTGIIPPDLNQSPLQFVFLRSNNLNGTVPGWLTSLSNSGSYVDVSENSFTNVTLSNDYVASNLNLFEYRSQYSDTRSKWQQAGYHCDNDTQIYDHLYINCGGNATSVDGRDYEADTQSYGGSTFFLSTNKTWAYSSMGKFLDTDEDEFILDKTCNISNTDVSLYSNARIAPISLKYYGFCLKNDNYTVKLHFAEIGWDTSGSSTIRKRVFDVDVQGGQYYQRDFDIQKLKRDFMECNVSVTDSRLEIHLYWTGKGSTYTPTKYYGPLISAISVYPVPREPERNNKIPPAVIAGIVGAALVFGILILALSWALVRIRHRKLKGSELHPGVVFDYKKLKAATNGFAPDNKIDGVGNVYKGELDGIQIAVKELSAKSEEGAHEFVTAIGTISALKHPNLATLMGSCTEQNQLLLVYKYMEKVSLQHALFGPAEAKLELNWETRAKICLGVAKGLACLHESKLQVIHCNIKPTNILLDNEFTVKISDFGYSQFHDSQLVGAPLDKDKTALGSHDSQHVDAPLVKDKTPLGSLPKPKITGHMAPEQIQGIPLTPKADVYSFGIVTLEIVSGQEIITLRSKDSNDYLLNTAYKHQEEGNLIALVDPDLKSNYKPNEALTMLCLAMKCVNQSFDLRPTMSSVVKILEGNEKFDISSASKPRSTHSGSTSHGETSNTTIAPSTGNEIDDSQRH